One segment of Pseudomonas pohangensis DNA contains the following:
- a CDS encoding sensor histidine kinase: MTGSIRSRTLLLVLLLLTVTTSLLTYKSYRDARHEIEELFDARLAQSARLLEGLLHGSEPESTRQAMQLALDQGADSLAAGDEKGAHPYESKLSFQLLDQAGKVQLESAQAPHEALPRLLAQLADSAPSAKAHGSIPAIQALAAELPGFHDLRLGAYEWRVFLLHEPAKGFWILVGERDDVRGELVQKIVLRSLMSEILGLPLIGLLVWFAVGVGLKPLRQMAELLKQRAPESLAPLTLAPLPAELEPMTAALNRLLLQVNQLLSREKRFIADAAHELRTPLAVLRIHAQNALQAPDGEDRKAALNQLELGVERATRVVAQLLTMARLEPRAMQMAMTDVDLAPLLRHELAELTPLALARQQELLFELDEAGDYHLCADAPSLATLLQNLVSNAVQHTPAHGQIRVSLQAEPQCLRLLVEDNGPGVPQAQRQQLFERFYRQGAGQGAGLGLSIAQRIVELHNGEIRLDDAVSGGLQVSVVLPR, translated from the coding sequence ATGACAGGCTCGATCCGCAGCCGCACACTGCTGCTGGTCTTGTTGCTGCTGACCGTGACCACCAGCCTGTTGACCTATAAAAGCTACCGTGACGCCAGGCATGAAATCGAAGAGCTGTTCGATGCCCGCCTGGCGCAGTCGGCACGCCTGCTCGAAGGACTGTTGCATGGCTCCGAGCCGGAATCGACCCGTCAGGCCATGCAGTTGGCGCTTGACCAGGGCGCAGACAGTTTGGCCGCAGGGGATGAAAAGGGCGCGCATCCCTATGAAAGCAAGCTGTCATTCCAGTTGCTGGATCAGGCCGGCAAAGTACAACTGGAGTCGGCACAGGCGCCGCACGAGGCGCTGCCCAGATTGCTGGCGCAATTGGCGGATTCCGCCCCAAGCGCAAAGGCGCACGGCTCAATACCAGCGATTCAGGCTCTGGCAGCAGAGTTGCCGGGGTTTCACGATCTACGGCTGGGTGCTTATGAATGGCGGGTGTTCCTGCTGCATGAACCAGCCAAAGGTTTCTGGATTCTGGTTGGTGAGCGCGATGATGTGCGCGGCGAATTGGTGCAGAAAATCGTCTTGCGCAGCCTGATGAGCGAAATTCTCGGGCTGCCGCTGATTGGCCTGCTGGTCTGGTTTGCAGTAGGTGTCGGGCTCAAACCGCTACGGCAAATGGCTGAACTGCTCAAGCAGCGTGCCCCGGAAAGCCTCGCCCCGCTGACTCTGGCACCGTTGCCGGCTGAGCTGGAGCCGATGACTGCCGCGCTGAATCGCTTGCTGTTGCAGGTGAATCAGTTATTGAGCCGGGAAAAGCGCTTTATTGCCGATGCTGCGCACGAATTGCGCACGCCGTTGGCGGTGCTGCGCATCCATGCGCAAAATGCCCTGCAAGCACCGGATGGCGAAGACCGCAAGGCCGCTTTGAATCAGCTGGAACTGGGTGTCGAGCGGGCAACCCGGGTGGTGGCACAGTTACTGACCATGGCGCGGCTGGAGCCCAGGGCGATGCAGATGGCCATGACCGATGTCGATCTGGCACCGCTGCTGCGCCATGAGCTGGCCGAGCTGACGCCACTGGCGCTCGCTCGCCAGCAGGAGCTGCTGTTCGAGCTGGATGAGGCAGGCGACTATCACCTGTGCGCCGATGCCCCGAGTCTGGCTACCTTGCTGCAGAATCTGGTGAGCAATGCCGTACAGCACACGCCGGCCCACGGTCAGATCAGGGTCAGCTTGCAGGCGGAGCCGCAGTGCCTGCGTCTGCTGGTCGAAGACAATGGTCCGGGAGTGCCGCAAGCGCAGCGTCAGCAGTTATTTGAACGATTCTATCGACAGGGCGCGGGGCAGGGTGCCGGGCTTGGGCTGTCGATCGCACAACGCATCGTCGAGTTGCATAACGGTGAAATCCGGCTGGACGATGCTGTGTCCGGCGGGCTGCAGGTCAGTGTTGTGTTGCCGAGATAA
- a CDS encoding response regulator, whose protein sequence is MRVLLVEDDVALAEGIRMALKPEGYTVDWLQDGVSALHALQQESFDLLVLDLGLPRMDGLQVLKQLRAAANPLPVLVLTARDATSDRIAGLDAGADDYLVKPFDLAELKARLRALLRRSMGRAQSLLEYRGITLDPSSMEVTFSGKPLVLSRKEFLLLHELIAQPGRVLTRDRLQQVLYGWDEEIESNALEVHVHNLRKKVFPELIRTVRGVGYLVDRQAP, encoded by the coding sequence ATGCGGGTGTTGCTGGTCGAGGACGATGTGGCTCTGGCGGAAGGCATTCGCATGGCCCTGAAGCCGGAAGGTTATACCGTGGACTGGCTGCAGGATGGCGTGAGCGCCCTGCATGCGCTGCAGCAGGAAAGTTTTGATCTGCTGGTGCTTGATCTGGGTTTGCCGCGCATGGACGGTTTGCAGGTGCTCAAGCAGCTGCGAGCGGCGGCCAACCCGCTGCCGGTGCTGGTGCTGACTGCCCGCGACGCCACGTCTGACCGCATTGCCGGACTGGATGCCGGCGCGGATGATTATCTGGTCAAGCCATTCGACCTGGCTGAGCTCAAGGCGCGGCTACGGGCCCTGCTCAGGCGCAGCATGGGTCGCGCGCAATCCTTGCTGGAGTACCGTGGTATCACGCTCGACCCCTCGAGCATGGAAGTTACATTCAGCGGCAAGCCGTTAGTCCTGTCGCGCAAGGAGTTTCTGCTGTTGCATGAGCTTATCGCCCAGCCCGGGCGGGTACTGACCCGTGACAGGCTGCAGCAGGTGCTTTACGGCTGGGATGAGGAAATCGAAAGCAATGCCCTGGAGGTGCATGTGCACAACCTGCGCAAGAAAGTCTTTCCTGAACTGATCCGCACGGTGCGCGGGGTCGGTTATCTGGTTGACCGGCAGGCGCCATGA
- a CDS encoding tetratricopeptide repeat protein → MRYLLVFCACLLSLPAFALSESTQENLKLLQTRWAQINYQTPAAEREKDFARLSAEAATMVRNDPAAELLIWRGIILSTYAGAKGGLGALDLVKQARASLEQAIKTDPAALDGSAYTSLGALYYQVPGWPIGFGDDEQADVLLKKALTMNPDGIDPNYFYGDFLFREKRYAEAKAALEKALKAPDRPGREVADAGRRAEVKALLIKVQSELD, encoded by the coding sequence TTGCGTTACCTGTTGGTTTTCTGCGCCTGCTTGCTCAGCTTGCCGGCTTTTGCCTTGAGCGAAAGTACTCAGGAAAATCTCAAGCTACTGCAAACCCGCTGGGCCCAGATCAACTACCAGACACCTGCAGCCGAGCGTGAAAAAGACTTTGCCAGATTGTCCGCCGAAGCTGCGACCATGGTGCGTAATGACCCGGCTGCCGAGCTGCTGATCTGGCGCGGCATCATCCTCAGCACCTATGCTGGAGCCAAGGGCGGACTCGGTGCGCTGGATCTGGTCAAGCAGGCCAGGGCCAGTCTGGAGCAAGCCATCAAGACCGATCCGGCAGCGCTGGATGGTTCGGCTTACACCAGCCTCGGGGCGCTGTACTATCAGGTACCCGGCTGGCCGATCGGTTTTGGCGATGACGAGCAGGCTGATGTGCTGCTCAAGAAAGCCCTGACAATGAACCCGGACGGGATTGATCCGAACTATTTCTATGGGGATTTCCTGTTCCGCGAAAAGCGTTATGCAGAGGCCAAAGCGGCTCTGGAAAAGGCCCTGAAGGCGCCGGATCGACCCGGGCGGGAAGTGGCCGATGCCGGGCGCCGCGCCGAAGTAAAGGCATTGCTGATCAAGGTCCAGAGCGAACTCGACTGA
- a CDS encoding SDR family oxidoreductase yields the protein MQLSDCRIVLTGASGGIGQALVETLCASGAQLLLVGRHADALEKLASSYPGKVSVVVADIVERSGRDAVQAAARSFGGVNLLINAAGQNRFSLLEQHDEDAMAALINLNVTATLQLTQRLLPLLMQQGRAMVVNIGSTFGSIGYPGFATYCASKFALRGFSEALRRELADTQVRVLYIAPRATRTGMNAENVLAMNDELKVSMDEPLAVAAQVLGAIRAEREELYLGWPEKFFVKLNGLLPRLVDQSLRKQLPTIQRFAKSKN from the coding sequence ATGCAACTGTCAGACTGCAGAATTGTGCTAACCGGTGCCAGTGGCGGCATCGGTCAGGCACTGGTTGAGACCCTCTGCGCCAGCGGTGCGCAACTTTTGCTGGTGGGACGCCATGCGGATGCTCTGGAGAAACTGGCCAGCAGCTATCCGGGCAAGGTCAGTGTGGTAGTGGCGGATATTGTCGAGCGTTCGGGCCGGGATGCCGTACAGGCGGCGGCACGAAGCTTTGGCGGGGTGAATCTGCTGATCAACGCCGCCGGGCAGAACCGTTTCAGTCTGCTGGAACAGCATGATGAGGACGCGATGGCGGCGCTGATCAATCTCAACGTCACGGCCACCCTGCAGCTGACCCAGCGCCTGTTGCCGCTGCTGATGCAGCAAGGTCGAGCGATGGTGGTAAATATCGGTTCGACATTCGGCTCGATCGGCTATCCGGGGTTTGCCACCTATTGCGCGAGCAAGTTTGCCCTGCGCGGGTTTTCCGAGGCGCTGCGCCGCGAGTTGGCGGACACCCAGGTCAGGGTTTTATACATCGCGCCACGGGCAACCCGCACCGGCATGAATGCGGAAAATGTGCTGGCAATGAATGACGAACTGAAAGTCAGCATGGATGAGCCGCTGGCGGTCGCAGCGCAGGTGCTCGGAGCTATCCGGGCCGAGCGTGAAGAGCTGTATCTGGGCTGGCCGGAAAAGTTCTTCGTGAAGCTCAACGGCCTGTTGCCAAGGCTGGTCGACCAGTCGTTGCGCAAGCAATTGCCGACCATTCAACGCTTCGCCAAATCGAAAAACTGA
- a CDS encoding TenA family transcriptional regulator, with amino-acid sequence MDFFDELNQLTSAERDYLLGAPIITQASAGKVSLPSYVAFLGQAYHHVKHTTPLLMACGARLPERLEWLREAVAEYIEEELGHQEWVLNDIRACGADAEAVREATPNLPTELMVSYVYDRIQRHNPVSFFGMVHVLEGTSIALATQMAGIIKGGLGLPAQAFSYLTSHGSLDIGHVEFFKKLMNRLDNQADKAAVVHTARVVYRLYGDMFRSLPLSV; translated from the coding sequence ATGGATTTTTTTGATGAGCTGAACCAGCTGACCAGCGCAGAGCGGGACTATCTGCTGGGCGCGCCGATCATCACCCAGGCCAGTGCCGGCAAGGTCAGCCTGCCCAGCTATGTGGCGTTTCTCGGTCAGGCCTACCACCACGTCAAGCACACCACGCCGCTGTTGATGGCGTGCGGCGCGCGCTTGCCGGAGCGTCTGGAGTGGCTGCGCGAAGCGGTTGCCGAGTACATAGAGGAAGAACTGGGTCATCAGGAGTGGGTACTCAACGATATTCGCGCCTGCGGTGCGGATGCTGAAGCAGTGCGTGAGGCTACCCCCAATCTGCCTACCGAGCTGATGGTCAGCTACGTCTACGACCGCATCCAGCGGCATAACCCGGTGAGTTTCTTCGGCATGGTGCATGTGCTGGAAGGTACCAGTATCGCCCTGGCTACCCAGATGGCCGGCATCATCAAGGGCGGCCTGGGCTTGCCAGCCCAGGCGTTCAGTTACCTGACGTCCCACGGCAGCCTGGATATCGGCCATGTCGAGTTTTTCAAGAAACTGATGAACCGGCTGGATAACCAGGCAGACAAGGCGGCGGTGGTGCACACCGCCAGAGTCGTTTATCGCCTGTATGGCGATATGTTCCGCAGCCTGCCGTTATCGGTCTGA
- a CDS encoding AMP-binding protein, producing the protein MSPVLENFFQRWQQYAGRTALIEAGRRVSYAALVGEIGARAQVLRQAGAKRLALALDNGIDWVLWDLAALKAGVVCVPLPGFFSADQQKHVLDSAGVDCLIVAEPSLYRQWGFVETSRQLMQRVPSQVPELPSGTLKITYTSGTTGQPKGVCLDADLQLRVAQSLWQTTLPCAVDKHLCVLPLATLLENIAGVYAPLLAGASIELAPMAQIGLQGASGFDLPRFLGTLNRVQPHSLILLPQLLLAVVTAAERGLPVPKSLRFIAVGGGRVAPQLLARADALGLPVYEGYGLSECASVVCLNAPDQRQPGAVGQPLGHLQVQLAADGEVLVKGAQMLGYVGEPPLAGEWLATGDLGHFEGEYLVLHGRKKHQFITAFGRNVNPEWVESELVQQLPIAQAWLQGEAMPANVAIIVARFAATTDAEIAAAIAGVNRHLPDYARVHHWLRAAEPFNATNGLATANGRLRRAALNQHYQSAIAASLAAGTV; encoded by the coding sequence ATGTCGCCTGTGCTTGAGAATTTTTTTCAGCGCTGGCAACAGTATGCCGGGCGTACGGCATTGATTGAGGCGGGCCGGCGTGTGAGTTATGCGGCGTTGGTGGGCGAAATCGGTGCACGTGCGCAGGTGCTGCGTCAGGCTGGGGCAAAACGTCTGGCACTGGCACTGGATAACGGTATCGACTGGGTGTTGTGGGATCTGGCTGCGCTCAAGGCTGGTGTGGTCTGTGTGCCGCTTCCGGGTTTCTTTTCTGCCGATCAGCAAAAGCATGTACTGGATAGTGCCGGTGTCGACTGCCTGATTGTGGCTGAGCCTTCCTTATATAGGCAGTGGGGCTTTGTCGAGACCTCGCGGCAACTGATGCAGCGGGTTCCATCACAGGTGCCCGAGCTGCCGTCAGGCACGCTGAAAATCACTTATACATCGGGAACCACCGGTCAACCCAAAGGCGTTTGCCTGGACGCGGACCTGCAATTGCGTGTTGCGCAAAGTCTCTGGCAAACCACCTTGCCGTGTGCAGTAGACAAGCATCTGTGTGTGCTGCCGCTGGCAACCCTGCTGGAAAATATTGCCGGGGTGTACGCGCCGTTATTGGCGGGAGCGAGTATCGAGCTGGCACCGATGGCGCAGATCGGTCTGCAGGGTGCCAGCGGCTTCGATCTGCCGCGCTTTCTTGGCACGTTGAACCGGGTGCAGCCGCACAGTCTGATTTTGTTGCCGCAATTGTTGCTGGCCGTGGTGACGGCTGCCGAGCGCGGTTTGCCAGTGCCGAAATCGTTGCGCTTTATCGCTGTGGGTGGCGGGCGGGTGGCGCCGCAATTGCTGGCGCGCGCCGATGCACTGGGGCTGCCGGTGTATGAGGGGTATGGCTTGTCCGAGTGCGCCTCGGTGGTCTGTCTGAACGCGCCGGATCAGCGTCAGCCGGGAGCGGTTGGTCAGCCGCTCGGGCACCTGCAGGTGCAATTGGCAGCCGATGGCGAAGTGCTGGTCAAGGGCGCGCAGATGCTCGGCTATGTCGGTGAACCGCCGCTGGCTGGCGAATGGCTGGCGACCGGTGATCTGGGCCATTTCGAAGGCGAGTACCTGGTACTGCACGGGCGCAAGAAGCACCAGTTCATCACGGCGTTCGGGCGCAATGTGAATCCTGAGTGGGTCGAGTCGGAGTTGGTGCAGCAACTACCCATCGCCCAGGCCTGGCTGCAGGGTGAGGCCATGCCGGCAAATGTAGCCATTATCGTGGCGCGTTTTGCTGCGACCACCGATGCCGAGATCGCCGCTGCCATCGCCGGGGTCAACCGGCATCTGCCGGATTATGCGCGGGTGCATCACTGGCTGCGCGCCGCCGAGCCTTTCAATGCGACTAACGGTCTGGCTACGGCCAATGGTCGCCTGCGCCGGGCGGCCCTTAATCAACATTATCAATCCGCCATCGCCGCGAGCCTGGCGGCCGGGACTGTCTGA
- a CDS encoding thermostable hemolysin — translation MKQLWLQQTETLARIGREPELALHMVKQNSGQKCRMLVENFIRERFFERYGAHIQHFMPCLLALVDSAGILRGAVGLRSAASGPLFLERYLVQPIEQLIGQQQAQCNVRVLDRNEIVEVGNLGTLAPGSARLLIVALTDLLVAQGFRWISFTGTPLLINSFQRLGLNPLAVGEARGECMGGELSDWGSYYVTNPQVMVGDIMGGHQCLLRSGLYQRLGFEGLYTVDGMSHVACA, via the coding sequence ATGAAGCAGTTGTGGTTACAGCAGACTGAGACGCTTGCCCGTATTGGTCGGGAGCCTGAGCTTGCGTTGCATATGGTTAAGCAGAATTCGGGCCAGAAATGCCGGATGCTGGTTGAAAACTTTATTCGCGAGCGTTTTTTCGAGCGCTACGGGGCGCATATTCAGCACTTTATGCCTTGTTTGCTGGCGCTTGTGGATAGCGCCGGCATCTTGCGCGGCGCGGTCGGCTTACGCAGTGCGGCTTCCGGGCCGTTGTTTCTGGAGCGTTACCTTGTGCAGCCGATCGAGCAGTTGATCGGGCAGCAACAGGCGCAGTGTAACGTGCGTGTGCTTGATCGTAACGAAATTGTCGAAGTCGGCAATCTGGGCACGCTGGCACCAGGTAGTGCGCGTTTGCTGATCGTGGCCCTGACCGATCTGCTGGTAGCCCAGGGGTTTCGCTGGATCAGCTTCACCGGTACGCCCTTGCTGATCAACAGTTTCCAGCGTCTGGGTCTGAATCCTCTGGCGGTGGGTGAGGCCCGTGGCGAATGCATGGGCGGCGAACTGTCCGACTGGGGCAGTTATTACGTCACCAACCCGCAGGTAATGGTCGGCGACATCATGGGTGGCCACCAGTGCCTGCTTCGCAGCGGTTTGTATCAGCGCCTCGGCTTTGAAGGGCTTTATACGGTTGACGGGATGAGCCATGTCGCCTGTGCTTGA
- a CDS encoding OprD family porin, with translation MQVMKWSVMALAVAAATSQMAYATEQDDSTTNVMPVEEVSSQAASNGFLEDADLQLKNRNFAFYRNNKGNAPDEQNYRNEWAHGFMTTFTSGFTQGIVGFGVDAFGQVGLQLNSGQGQGGTGLLPVNNSKSNEGQSEYGLAGGAVKARVSESVLAFGQQRPASPVFATPDSRLLPAWATGTSFASDEITDLHIQGGHFYSGSASNGTNQDGELQTTYGETPFNTADYIGGDYTFNDNLGIGLHAAKYDDLWNQYYADLYHTWDMGDEMSLSTSLNYYHTQDTGNANAGDISTNAYSGSLAFAIGAQTFTIAHQGVNGDTPFDYVSIDGSAGDSIWLANSLQYSDFNGPGEKSYQARYDLDMTTLGVPGLSFMARYVTGGQANGTGADCSSKGAYCGAMGHSGDEWERDLEVKYVIQEGAAKDLSFRVRQATWRSNQDFDSGYFGSNGANAVDEIRIITEYPLDIL, from the coding sequence ATGCAAGTGATGAAGTGGAGCGTAATGGCTCTGGCAGTCGCCGCCGCAACCTCGCAAATGGCTTATGCCACCGAGCAGGACGATTCAACCACCAACGTAATGCCTGTTGAAGAAGTCTCCAGCCAGGCAGCATCGAATGGCTTCTTGGAAGACGCTGATCTTCAGCTGAAAAACCGCAACTTTGCTTTTTACCGCAATAACAAAGGCAACGCTCCTGACGAGCAAAATTACAGGAACGAGTGGGCTCACGGCTTCATGACCACCTTTACCTCGGGCTTCACCCAGGGCATCGTTGGTTTTGGCGTTGACGCCTTTGGCCAAGTTGGCCTGCAACTGAACAGTGGCCAAGGTCAGGGCGGAACTGGCTTGCTTCCGGTAAATAACAGCAAGTCAAATGAAGGCCAGAGCGAATATGGCTTGGCTGGCGGCGCTGTTAAAGCTCGCGTATCTGAATCTGTTCTAGCCTTTGGTCAGCAGCGCCCGGCAAGCCCAGTGTTTGCAACTCCAGATAGCCGTTTGTTGCCTGCTTGGGCTACCGGTACCTCATTTGCCAGTGACGAAATTACTGATCTGCACATCCAGGGCGGTCATTTCTATTCAGGTAGCGCCTCGAATGGAACCAATCAGGATGGTGAGCTGCAGACAACCTATGGTGAAACACCTTTCAATACCGCTGACTACATCGGTGGGGATTACACCTTCAACGACAACTTGGGCATAGGTCTGCACGCTGCCAAGTATGACGACCTGTGGAATCAGTATTACGCCGACCTGTATCACACTTGGGATATGGGAGACGAAATGTCCCTCAGCACCAGCCTGAACTATTACCACACCCAAGACACTGGCAATGCTAACGCCGGTGATATCAGCACCAACGCCTACAGCGGCTCTTTGGCATTCGCGATTGGCGCTCAGACTTTCACCATTGCCCATCAGGGCGTAAATGGTGATACGCCTTTCGACTATGTCAGCATTGACGGATCAGCTGGCGACTCCATTTGGCTGGCTAACTCCCTGCAGTACTCCGACTTCAACGGTCCTGGTGAAAAGTCCTACCAAGCTCGTTACGACCTTGATATGACTACCCTTGGTGTTCCAGGCTTGAGCTTCATGGCGCGTTACGTAACCGGCGGCCAGGCTAATGGTACTGGCGCTGATTGCAGCTCGAAAGGCGCTTATTGCGGTGCAATGGGCCACAGTGGTGACGAGTGGGAACGCGACCTGGAAGTCAAGTACGTAATCCAGGAAGGCGCCGCCAAAGACCTGTCATTCCGTGTGCGTCAAGCAACATGGCGCTCCAACCAAGACTT